The following are from one region of the Melospiza melodia melodia isolate bMelMel2 chromosome 14, bMelMel2.pri, whole genome shotgun sequence genome:
- the LOC134424953 gene encoding uncharacterized protein LOC134424953 isoform X1 — protein MIKGKRQVFGIYFRGFLRASQLVFCPPSPPAPERGSSAAPPHRQPRGGGHYASLPRRRRDRDLGSGSAGTRSGVPRWRHQGREKGAARPVPRTGCWAPRGRSGGIVREAGVASKAAPAAGRVCGASAEQAVASPRTPSHSRDGDGPSPARGNGSLQLNAQAEQHGSSRERWLCPGGSRSSGWICEPAAPGCRRTQGLHTPRAYRFARIVICKRHGKCHESSCGRWLRSNDKNVLQSWVQQSSFPTRQF, from the exons atgataaag GGTAAGAGGCAGGTGTTTGGCATTTATTTTAGAGGATTTTTGAGGGCATCGCAGCTGGTCTTCTGCCCGCCTTCCCCGCCCGCCCCAGAGCGCGGCAGCAGCGCAGCCCCCCCGCACAGGCAGCCGAGGGGCGGCGGCCATTACGCGTCTCTGCCGCGGCGCAGGCGCGATCGCGACCTTGGCAGCGGCTCGGCCGGGACGCGCTCGGGCGTCCCGAGATGGCGGCACCAAGGGCGGGAGAAAGGAGCCGCGCGGCCCGTGCCCCGGACCGGCTGTTGGGCACCCCGAGGCCGCAGCGGCGGGATTGTCCGTGAG GCTGGTGTGGCCTCAaaggctgcccctgctgctggcagagtgtGTGGAGCCTCTGCTGAGCAGGCAGTGGCATCCCCCCGAACACCTTCTCACAGCAGGGACGGAGATGGACCCAGCCCAGCGCGTGGAAATGGATCTCTCCAGCTGAACGCTCAG gcagagcaacacgggagcagcagggagaggtggCTTTGTCCTGGAGGTTCCAGGAGCTCGGGGTGGATATGcgagcctgcagctccaggctgccgcAGGACCCAAGGGCTGCACACACCCAGAGCGTACAG GTTCGCTCGTATTGTAATTTGCAAACGGCACGGCAAATGCCACGAGAGCAGCTGCGGAAGGTGGCTCAGAAGCAATGACAAGAATGTGCTGCAAAGTTGGGTCCAGCAGTCCAGCTTCCCGACACG CCAATTCTGA
- the LOC134424953 gene encoding uncharacterized protein LOC134424953 isoform X3, producing the protein MIKGKRQVFGIYFRGFLRASQLVFCPPSPPAPERGSSAAPPHRQPRGGGHYASLPRRRRDRDLGSGSAGTRSGVPRWRHQGREKGAARPVPRTGCWAPRGRSGGIVREGRRWTQPSAWKWISPAERSGEVSREHAQHEPGDLHISRAEQHGSSRERWLCPGGSRSSGWICEPAAPGCRRTQGLHTPRAYRFARIVICKRHGKCHESSCGRWLRSNDKNVLQSWVQQSSFPTRQF; encoded by the exons atgataaag GGTAAGAGGCAGGTGTTTGGCATTTATTTTAGAGGATTTTTGAGGGCATCGCAGCTGGTCTTCTGCCCGCCTTCCCCGCCCGCCCCAGAGCGCGGCAGCAGCGCAGCCCCCCCGCACAGGCAGCCGAGGGGCGGCGGCCATTACGCGTCTCTGCCGCGGCGCAGGCGCGATCGCGACCTTGGCAGCGGCTCGGCCGGGACGCGCTCGGGCGTCCCGAGATGGCGGCACCAAGGGCGGGAGAAAGGAGCCGCGCGGCCCGTGCCCCGGACCGGCTGTTGGGCACCCCGAGGCCGCAGCGGCGGGATTGTCCGTGAG GGACGGAGATGGACCCAGCCCAGCGCGTGGAAATGGATCTCTCCAGCTGAACGCTCAGGTGAAGTGAGCAGAGAGCATGCCCAGCATGAACCAGGTGACCTGCACATCTCCAGG gcagagcaacacgggagcagcagggagaggtggCTTTGTCCTGGAGGTTCCAGGAGCTCGGGGTGGATATGcgagcctgcagctccaggctgccgcAGGACCCAAGGGCTGCACACACCCAGAGCGTACAG GTTCGCTCGTATTGTAATTTGCAAACGGCACGGCAAATGCCACGAGAGCAGCTGCGGAAGGTGGCTCAGAAGCAATGACAAGAATGTGCTGCAAAGTTGGGTCCAGCAGTCCAGCTTCCCGACACG CCAATTCTGA
- the LOC134424953 gene encoding uncharacterized protein LOC134424953 isoform X2 has protein sequence MIKGKRQVFGIYFRGFLRASQLVFCPPSPPAPERGSSAAPPHRQPRGGGHYASLPRRRRDRDLGSGSAGTRSGVPRWRHQGREKGAARPVPRTGCWAPRGRSGGIVREQGRRWTQPSAWKWISPAERSGEVSREHAQHEPGDLHISRAEQHGSSRERWLCPGGSRSSGWICEPAAPGCRRTQGLHTPRAYRFARIVICKRHGKCHESSCGRWLRSNDKNVLQSWVQQSSFPTRQF, from the exons atgataaag GGTAAGAGGCAGGTGTTTGGCATTTATTTTAGAGGATTTTTGAGGGCATCGCAGCTGGTCTTCTGCCCGCCTTCCCCGCCCGCCCCAGAGCGCGGCAGCAGCGCAGCCCCCCCGCACAGGCAGCCGAGGGGCGGCGGCCATTACGCGTCTCTGCCGCGGCGCAGGCGCGATCGCGACCTTGGCAGCGGCTCGGCCGGGACGCGCTCGGGCGTCCCGAGATGGCGGCACCAAGGGCGGGAGAAAGGAGCCGCGCGGCCCGTGCCCCGGACCGGCTGTTGGGCACCCCGAGGCCGCAGCGGCGGGATTGTCCGTGAG CAGGGACGGAGATGGACCCAGCCCAGCGCGTGGAAATGGATCTCTCCAGCTGAACGCTCAGGTGAAGTGAGCAGAGAGCATGCCCAGCATGAACCAGGTGACCTGCACATCTCCAGG gcagagcaacacgggagcagcagggagaggtggCTTTGTCCTGGAGGTTCCAGGAGCTCGGGGTGGATATGcgagcctgcagctccaggctgccgcAGGACCCAAGGGCTGCACACACCCAGAGCGTACAG GTTCGCTCGTATTGTAATTTGCAAACGGCACGGCAAATGCCACGAGAGCAGCTGCGGAAGGTGGCTCAGAAGCAATGACAAGAATGTGCTGCAAAGTTGGGTCCAGCAGTCCAGCTTCCCGACACG CCAATTCTGA